From Pseudorca crassidens isolate mPseCra1 chromosome 15, mPseCra1.hap1, whole genome shotgun sequence, one genomic window encodes:
- the PSMG3 gene encoding proteasome assembly chaperone 3, giving the protein MEGKPLVISKEKTAVVCGVPTQVVCTAFSTHILVVVTQFGKMGTLVSLEPSNVTSDVGKPVLTTKVLLGQDEPLIHVFAKNLVAFVSQEAGNRAVLLALAVKDKSMEGVTALKEEIRTCQVW; this is encoded by the exons ATGGAAGGTAAGCCATTGGTGATATCGAAAGAGAAGACTGCAGTGGTGTGTGGGGTCCCCACCCAGGTGGTCTGTACAGCCTTCAGCACTCACATCCTGGTGGTGGTGACCCAGTTCGGGAAGATGGGTACCCTGGTCTCCCTGGAACCCAGCAATGTGACCAGTGACGTCGGCAAGCCCGTGCTGACCACTAAAGTCCTTCTCGGGCAGGACGAG CCTCTCATCCACGTCTTCGCAAAGAATCTGGTGGCGTTTGTGTCTCAGGAAGCTGGAAACAGAGCAGTCCTTCTCGCCCTAGCCGTAAAGGACAAGAGCATGGAGGGGGTGACGGCCTTGAAAGAGGAGATCCGGACATGCCAGGTGTGGTGA